CGACGGCGCGGGCCAGGAGTTGCGGCGCCTCGTCGTCGGAGACGGGGCGCTCCGAGACTCCCCTGAGGCGGAGCGCCGCGACGGCCCGCCGGAGACGGCGCGTCAGCAGATCCTCGTAGACCCCGTCCCGGAGAGAATCGGGCATCTGTTCCCCCGGGCCAGGATAGCGAGCGATGAGTGAATCGGGGAATCTCTGGCCGCCGTGCCCCCCTCCTCAGCCGTGCCCCTGGTGCGTCTCCCCCAGCAGCCAGCGTGCCAGCGCCGGCAGCAGGACGAGGGCGCCGACCATGTTCATGAGGAAGAGGAAGCAGAGGAGGAGGCCCATGTCGGCCTGGAACTTCAGCGGCGAGAAGATCCAGGTGGAGACGCCGAGGCCGAGCGTAATGCCGGTGAAGAGGACGCCGTTGCCGGTGATGGCGAGCGTCCGCCGGTAGGCCTCGGTCAGCGGGACGCCTTCCTTGTACAACGTGCGGAAGCGGGCGTAGATGTAGATGCCGTAGTCGACGCCGACGCCGACGCCGAGCGCGACGACGGGGAGCGTGCTCACCTTCAGGCCGATCTTCAGCCAGGCCATGAGGGCGTAGGCCAGGAGCGAGACGAGGGCGAGCGGGATGAGGATGCAGAGCGTCCCGCGGAGGGAGCGGAACGTGGCGAGGCAGAGGACGATGACGGCCCCGAAGACGTAGGCGAGGATCGGGAACTGGGCCGCGGAGACGACCTCGTTCGTCGCGGCCATCACCCCGACGTTGCCGGTGGCGAGCCTGAACTTCACGTCGGGGTGGCCGTGGTCGGCCTCGAAGCGCTTCACTTCGTCGACGATCCGCTCGATCGTGTCGGCCTTGTGGTCGGCCGTGAACATCATGACCGGCATGACGCTGCAGTCGGAGTTCAGGAGGCCGGACGTCGTCGGGATGTAGGTCACCGACTGCTGGAGGACGGACTGGTTTCGAGCGAGGACCCGCCACTTCGGGCTCCCCTCGTTCCAGCCCGCGTTCAGCATCTTCGCGATGCCCGGGAGGGCGATCGTCGACTGGACCCCCTCGACGTTCTCCATGTGCCACGCGAAGTCGTCGATGGTCGTCATGACGGAGTGGTCGACGCACCCCTCGGGCTTCGTCTCGACGATGGCGTTGAGGATGTCGACGCCGATCGAGAACTTCGACGTGATGACGGCGCTGTCGACGTTGTAGCGCGAGTCGGCCCTCAGCTCCGGCACGCCCCGGTGGAGGTCGCCGATCTTCACGTCGCGCCCCTTCCACCAGCCGAGGCCGAAGAGGACGACCGCCACGGCGACGATGACGGCGGCGGGCTTCGGCGCGGAGACCTGCGCGAGCCGCCGCCAGAAGCCCGCCATGTGCGCGGCGCGCCGGTGGAGCCGGGCGTTGTAGTCGGCGGGGTAGTGGAGGTAGGAGAGGATGACCGGGATCAGGACGAGGTTCGTCAGGATGATGACGGCCACGCCGAGGCTGGCGGTGATCGCGATCTCCTGGATGACCCGGATCTTGATGAGCAGGATGGTGAAGAAGCCGATGGTGTCGGACGCGAGGGCGATGAACCCCGGCGCGAGGAGCCGCCGGAAGCTGTTCCGGGCGGCCGTGATCGAGTCGGCGCCGTCGAAGATCTCGGCGCCGTTGGCGCTGATCATCTGCACGGCGTGGCTGACGCCGATGGCGAAGATGAGGAACGGGACGAGGATCGACATCGGGTCGATGCCGTAGCCGAGGAGCGTCAGGAGACCGAGCTGCCAGACGACGGCGATCGTGGAGCAGCCGAGGGCCACGAGCGACAGCCGGTGCGACTGGGAGTAGAGGTAGACGAGGAGGCCCGTGAGGGCGTAGGCGACGAGGAAGAAGAGGATGACGCGGCGGGTCCCCGCCGAGATGGAGCCGACGATCTTGGCGAACCCGATGATCCTCACGTCGATCTTCGAGCCCGGAACGAACTCCGCGTCGAACTGGCGCCGCACCTTCTCCTCGAGGGCGTTGGAGACGGCGATGAAGTCGAGCTTCTTTCCGGTCGACGGGTCGATCTCGAGGAGCTCGGCGCTGATGATCGTCCCCGAGAAGTCGTTCGCCACGAGCCGGCCGACGATGCCGGCTTTCAGGACGTTGCGGCGCACGTGGGCGAGGCCCTCGGCGTTCGGCTCGAAGTCGTCGGGGATGACGTTGCCGGCGGCGATGCCGTCCTCGACGACCTCGGTGTAGCGGACGTTCGGCGTGAAGAGCGACTGCACGCGGCTCCGGTCGACGCCGGGGATGAAGAAGACCTCGTCGGTGGCCTTCTTGAGCGCTTCGAGGAACTCGGCGGTGAAGATGTCCCCCTCGCGCGCCATCATCGCCACGAGCACGCGGTTGGCCCCCCCGAAGTCCTGCTGGTGCTTCAGGAAGGTCTCCATGTAGGGATGGTCGTGGGGGAGGTTCTTCTGGAACCCGGCATCGACCCTCAGGTGCGACGCCGACCAGGCCATGAAGACCGTGGCCACGGCAAAGAGGCCGATGACCACGGGCCGGTGGCCGAAAACCATGGTTTCCAGGAATCTCGTGATCCGATCCTTCGTCATCTCTCCCCCTCACCCATCCGACGGCGCCGCCCGGGCGCCAGGCCTAGAACGGCTTCTCGATCGGCCGGACCCCGCCCTCGCCGAGGAGGACGACCCCGCCCTCGGCTCCCGGCAGGATCGCCAGGGAGGCCTTCCGGTCGTCCAGCTCGCGAAGGCGGAACGTGCGGCCGCCGTCCTCGCTCCAGAGAAGGACGCCCGCCATGCCCGCCACGGCGACTTTTCCGTCGCCAAGCTCACGGCCGGTCATCAGCGTCGCCTCGGTGCCGGAGGCGATGCGCGTCCAGGTCGTCCCCTTGTCTTCGCTGCGGAAGGCGTTCCCCCGGAGCCCGTAAGCGAGGAGGCCGCCGTCGGAGAGCGGGAGCAGGCCGAAGAACGAACCCTCGTAGGGCGACGCGAGCGCCTGCCAGGCCTGACCGCCGTCGTCGGACCTGAAGAGGGCGCCCGCCTCCCCGGAGATGTAGAGGGACCCTCCCGCCTCGGTGACGTGGTTCAGGTGCCGGTCGTCCCCTTCGGCGACCGTGCGCGGCTCCCACGTGTCGCCGCCGTCCGCCGTGGCGAGGAGGAGGCCGTAGGCGCCCACGACGAAGCCGGACTTGTCGTCCCGGAACCAGACGTCGAGGAGCGGCTTCTCTTCCTCGGGGGCGTGGCGGACGCGCTGCCACGTCTTTCCGCCGTCCCGGGTCCTGAGGATGGTCTCGTCGTGCCCCACGGCCCAGCCGAGCTCTGCGTCGTGCAGCCAGACGCCCGTGAGGAGCGCCCGGGTCGGCGCCTCGGCCTGGGTCCACGTCTTCCCGGCGTCGCGGGAGAGGAGGACGTGCCCACGCTCGCCGACCGCGACGGCGAGGCCTGCGCGGTCGGCGGCGTCGAGGAGGAGCGAGCGGCTCGCCAGCCTCGCCGGCATCGACCGCTCGGGAGCGACCGGAGGAGGCGCGGCGGACGCCGAAGCGGCCGCCGCGGCCGCGGCGAAGGTCAGGCCTGCGAGCAGGGCCGCGCCGTGCGCGGAAAGGGTTCCGTCACGCATGGCGCGGCCCCCGGGATCAGCGGACGCCTTCGCGCCGGAGGGCGTCGGGGGTGAAGTCGCCCTCGGTGCGCTTGATGTTGAAGTTGTGCGGCGCGTTCTCGCTGTTGATGCCCATGACGAGGTAGCGCCCCGCCTGGAGGTCGGTGTGGGATTCGGCGGACGTCCAGACCGTCGGCAGGTCGTAGTAGGTGATCGCGTGCCCTTCGGAGACGCGCCAGAGCTGGTCGCGGTTGTCGTACTGGTCGACCAGGAGGATCTGCCAGCTGTCCTCGTCGATGTAGAAGGTCCGTCTCTTGTAGGTGTGCCGTTCGCCCTTCTTCAGGGTCGCGTCGACGACCCAGACCCGGTGCAGCTCGTAGCGCAGGTGGTCGGGGTTCATGTGGAGCGGCGTGAGGATGTCCTTGAACTTGACCGTCGGGTCCTGGAGCCGGTAGGAGTTGTAGGGGACGTAGATCTCCTTCTTGCCGACGAGCTTCCAGTCGTACTTGTCCGGCGCGCCGTTGAACATGTCGAGCTGGTCGCTCGTTCTCATGTTGTCGGCGGCGGTGCCGGGGTTGTCGTAGGCGACCTGCGGCGCGCGGCGGACGCGGCGCTGCCCCGGGTTGTAGAGCCAGGCGTCGCGCGGCTGCTCGATCTGGTTCATCGACTCGTGGACGAGGAGGATGCCCCCGGCGAGGCGGGCCGGGGCGATGACGGCCTGCTTGAAGTTGAGCAGGCGGTTCTTCATGGAGGCTTCCGTCGTGCCGGGGAGGTGGTAGACGAACATCGTCTCCTCCTCGAACTGCACGAGCGTGTACTGGCCGCCGCGCGTCGGGGCCGCCTGCGCGACCGTCCGGCTCGCGACCTCGGCGCGGTACCTGAGCATGTGGTTCCAGATGACTTCGATACCGGTCTTCGGCATCGGGAAGGGAATCCCGGCGAGGGCGCCGGTCACGCCGTTGCCGCCCGGCGCGAGCTTCGCCGTCGCGGCGGTCTTCTTCGTGGCGTCGTAGATCCGCTGCGGGGCGGCGGCCGTCCGGTGGGTCGGGTAGACCGGGATCCGGAACGAGGGATAGGCCTTCAGCATCGCCTTGTGCCCGTCGGAGAGCTTGTCGGCGTACTGGGCGGCGTTCTGCGCGTTGATGGTAAAGAGGGGCTTCTCGCCGGCGAACGGGTCGACGTAGTGCTTGCCGGGCTTCCAGGCCGCCGGCGCCTTCGTGAGGCCGCCGTCCCAGGCCGGGATCGAGCCGTCGGCGTTGGCCGCCTTCTCGCCGCCGAGCGGCGTGAGGGTCGTCCCGAGCTTCGCGACGTCCTGGGGAGAGACCTGGGCGACGGCGGTCGTGCTCAGGAGAGCAACCGCGGTCAGTGTGCAGACGAGGGTCAGGGAGTTCCTGCGCATGTCGGCTCCGCCTTCCCTTAGAAGGAGTACTTGAGGTTGGCCGCGAGGAAGTCGCGGTCGTTGATCAGGTTGTAGCGGCCCGCGCCGAAGTAGCGGGTGTAGCTGAGATCCCACTCGGTGTTGATGCGGTACTGGAATCCGAGGCCGAGCGTGAGCGCCATGCGGTCCTCGATGAAGGCGCCGCCCGGGCCGGGCGAGACGCCGTTCACGTCGTGCGCGAAGGAGAAGCGCGGGGACATGTTGACGGCGCCGATGACGTTGCTGTAGTCGAACCGGCCGGCGACGACGTAGCCCCAGGCCGAGGTGGTGGGGAACGCCGAGGACGGCTCGGTTCCGGGCTGGACGCCGGCCTGCTGGTGGATCGGGTTGCCGCTCGTGTAGGTGCCGGGCGCCTCGAGACGGAGGACCGACTGCTCGGGCAGGTCGTGGACCTTGTTCCAGGCCCCTTCGGCGACGAGGACCATCTGGTCGGCGCCGAGGACGCGGCCGAAGACGCGGGTCGCCGTCATCTGGACCTGCGTGGTGTCGTAGAGCCGGTAGCCCTGGATCTCCTGGTCGAAGCCGTAGGCGCCCGCCTGGCCCGTCTGCGCGAGGAGGCCACCGAGCCCGCGGAGCGGGGCGAGCTGGGGGATGGCGGGCAGGAGCCTCAAGGGCGTGAGCGCGGCGAAGAGGATCTCGACGTCGTCGATCTGCAGCGGCACGTCCATGCGGTGGGCGACCTCGCCCTGGAGGGCGATGCCGGTGCTGCCGAGCTGGGCGTTGAAGCTGAGGCCGAGGAGCTTGATGTCCTCGGGGTAGGCGAGGAAGTACTTCGCGCTCGCGGCGTAGTTGCCGTTGACCAGGAGGGCGCTTTGCGTCCCCGTGCGGGCCATGATGAGGGGCAGGCGGCTGTGGTAGTTCATGTAGTAGAGGCCGAACTCGGTGCCGCCGAGGGCCGGGACGAAGAGGCGGAACGCCGCGCCGTACTGGCCGTCGTCCTCCGCCTTCCGGTCGCCGACGCGGGGAACGGCGACGCCGACGGGGTTGCCGGGGATGTTGAAGCCGACCGGGATCGTGTCGGGGGCGGCGCCGAAGCCGAGCATGACCTTCGTCGCCCCGCCGCCCGCCAGGTCGGTCGTGGAGAAGTAGCTCCCCACCGGGTCGATCTTCGTCTGGGTCCAGGCGTACTGGTAGAAGCCCTCGAGCGAGGTGTTCTTGGTGGGCTTGATGCTCACGAGGACCGCGCCCACGGGGAGGAGGGCGTCGCGCAGCTCGGAGCCGGGCACCCGGAGGGCGCTCACGTCGACGGGGTTGATGGCGTTGACGCCGCCCTGGATGAACGTGCTCTCTCCCCAGTTGATGACCTGCCAGCCGGCGCGAATCTCAGCCGGAACCGAGCCGATGTCGAACTTGGCCCAGACGAACGCATCGCGGAACTCGGCCCGGCTGCCGACGCGCTCGAGGGCTTCGTCGCTCAGCGGCGTCCGGGCGCGGCTGCCATCCTCGTTCTCGAAGTCGTAGAAGCCGTAGGCCCGAACGAAGGCGCCGATCCCCTTGTAGCTCACCTCGAGCTCCGTCGTCGCCTTGATGGCGTTGCTCGCGATGCCCGTGTTGTAGTTCAGGTTCCCGTCGTCTCCGTTGACGGAGAAGGCCTTCCCGCCCGCCGCGAGGCCGACGATCGCCGGGTCCCTCTTCTCGAGGCGCGAGAAGAGGCCGTAGGAGAGCGTCGTGTCCCAGCTCCACGAGAGCTCGCCGTCCTTGCCCTCGATCGCGGGGGCGGTCCCTGCCAGAGGGACGAGAAGCGCTGCGGCGAGGATCGCCAGGGCAACACTCCGGCTCGTCTGTCTCAATACGTTCATCATGTCTCCCCCTTCACCAAATGCGGGCTTGCGGCGAAGGGTATCCCAGCATTCGGTCTTTTCGTACACCAGCGGAGCGAAATGCGCATGAAGTGTTAACGCGCAGGCGAAACCGGCTGTGCGCTAGCGCGCTGCGCCGGCCCGCCGCCCGGGCCGGCGACTCAGCGGCCCAGGTGCTGCAAGGCGTCCGTCGGGGCGAAGGAGTCGGTGAGGATCGGGACCCCCTCCGTCCTCAGCTCGCCCTCGTAGAACGTCCGTGACCAGGACGCGACGGCGGGGTGGCCCAGCGCCGCGGCGACCCGGTCGCCTTCGGCGAAGACACGCTCCCTGGAGAGGCGCTCGCTGGACGTCGAGCAGACCAGGATGACGCTGCCCGAGAACCTGGTCGCGCCGCCCGCGAGATCGGGCGAAAGCATGGCGACGTTGGGAAACACCTGCTGCGCCGACCGGAGCATGGCCCAGAACAGGTGCTGGTCGCGGCCCATCGTGAGCCCGGCGATGTTCCCCGCGAAGATGCCGCCCGGGGCGAAGCCGGTCGCGGCAGAGCTGGAAGAACTCGAGAGTCGTCAGGTGGAAGGGGACGCTGTCGGAGAAGAAGGCGTCGAGGTAGATGACGTCCCACGGGCCCTTCTCCCGCGCGAGGAGGGAGCGGCCGTCGCCGACGAGGACGCGGTCGTTGGAATCGGGACGGAAGTCGAAGTACTTCTCTGCGACGCGGACGACCTCGGGGTCGATCTCGACGCTGGTCGTCGCGATCTCGGGGGCCTTTTCCGAGAGGAAGCGCGGGAGCATCCCGGCGCCGAGGCCGATGATGAACGCGTTGCGCGGTGGGTCGCGCCTCCAGAGGAGGGCGGCCAGGAGGCCGTTGGGATAGAGGAAGTCGGGGATGCGGCCCGAGGCGCGGTCGACCATGCCCTGGGCGAAGTTGTCGAAGTAGAGGGCGCGGCGCGGCCCCTGGTCGACGACGAGAAGCCTGTGGTAGGCGGTCTCCTTGCGGAAGACGACGGTGCCGCCGGGGAGCGGCGAGGCGACCGCCTCGGGGCGCAGGAGGAAGACGCCTGCTGCCCCGAACAGCCCCAGTGAGGCGACGCCGAGGCGGAGCGCAAGCCCCTGCGTCGAGGCGAGGGCCCCCGAGAGGACGAGGACCGCGCCGGTGCCGAAGAGGATCGGCTCGATGGGAAAGGCGGGGATGAGGAGGAAGGCCATCGCGAAGGTGCCCACGATGGAGCCGGCGGTGGAGATGGCGGCGAGGGTGCCGGCGGTCCGGCCGATCGATCCCACGTCGCGGGCCGCGAGGCGCGTGGCGAAGGGGGAGACCGTCCCCATGAGGACGCTCGGGAGGGCGAAGAGGAGGAGGGCCGCGAGAAGCGCGCGGAACCGCTCGGGGACGGGGGCGGCGTTGCAGAGGGCGAGCAGGGGCGCCGGACGCGCGAGGAGGAGCCAGAGGCAGAAGCCCGCCGCGACGAGGATGTTGCCGAGGAGGGCGGGGCTCGGACGGCGGTCGGCCAGCTTTCCGCCGAGGGCGTAGCCCGTCGAGAGCGAGGCGAGAAAGGTCGTGATGAGAGCGCCCCAGACGAAGATCGACGAGCCGAAGACGGGGGCCATGATCCGGCTGCCGGCGATCTCGAGCCCCATGAGGGCGGCACCGGAGAGGAAGACGACGGCGTAGAGGCGAATCACCGCCGGATCTTAGGGGCTTCTCCTCCATTTGACCCGCGCTCCGGCCCGCCGCTATCCTTTCCGAGAGGAGACAGCGCTATTCAACACGGTCCGATACCCCTGAACCTGCCCGAGTCCGGGCTCAGCGCGCTCTTCGGTGTCCACGACGAAAACCTGCGGCTCCTCGAGGACGCCTTCGGGGTGGAGATCTCCGCCCGGGGCGGCGTCGTGACCCTGACTGGCGGCCCGGAGGGAACCGAACGGGCGTCACACCTTCTCTCGAGTTCTCCAAGCTCATCACCCGGGGCTACCTGCCGAAGAAGGTCGACATCCCGAGCGCGATCCGGATCGTCAAGGAAGACCCCACCGCCTCGCTGGTCGACTTCTTCGAGAACCGGTCGGTGGGCGCCGCGCTCCGGAAGGTCGTCTCTCCCCGCAACGTGCGCCAGCAGGAGTACCTCCAGGCGATCGGCGAGCGCGACGTCGTGTTCGCCATCGGCCCGGCCGGCACGGGAAAGACGTACCTCGCCGTGGCCATGGCCGCGGCCGCCCTCCTCGAGAAGCAGGTGAGCCGGATCGTCCTCTGCCGTCCCGCGGTGGAGGCGGGCGAGAAGCTCGGCTTCCTGCCGGGCGACCTCGCCGAGAAGGTGAATCCCTACCTCCGCCCGCTCTACGACGCCCTCTACGACATCCTCGGCTACGAGAAGGTGGGCCGGCTCCTGGAGAGGCAGATCATCGAGGTCGCCCCCCTCGCGTTCATGCGGGGCCGGACGCTGAACGACGCCTTCATCATCCTCGACGAGGCGCAGAACACGACCTCCGAGCAGATGAAGATGTTCCTGACCCGCCTCGGCTTCGGCGCCAAGTCGGTCATCACGGGGGACATCACGCAGATCGACCTCCCCCCGGGCAAGGTCTCGGGCCTGAAGGAGGCGATGCGGATCCTCTCCGGAGTCGAGGCGATCCGCTTCATCCGCTTCGACCACCGCGACGTCGTGAGGCACCCGATCGTCCAGGCGATCGTGAACGCCTACGACATCTTCGAGAGCGGCCGGCCGGGACCCGACGTCCAGGGGCGGGTCCGGGCCGCCTCGGAAGAGGCGTGAGGCGGCCGTGCCCCACGAGCCTCCAGAGCGGCGCGCTCCCCGCGCCCCGCGTTTCGCGCCCCGGGTCGAAGTGACCTCGACGGTAAGGACGGGTCCTTCGGCGCGACGCGTGGCGGCCTGGACGGAAGCGGTTCTCGCAGCGGCCTCCCCGCGCGGCCGCGGCGCGGTCTCGGTCCTTCTCTGCGGGGACGCGCGCATGCGTCGCCTGAACCGCGAGTTCCGGAAGATCGACCGCCCCACCGACGTCCTCTCGTTCCCGGCGGGGGATCCGGTGTTCCTCGGCGACGTCGCCATCGACGTGGCGTACGCGGCGCGGCAGGCCGCCCGGCGCGGGCACACGCTCGACCGCGAGGTGAAGCTGCTCCTGGCGCACGGCGTCCTCCACCTCCTCGGCCACGATCACGAGACCGACGACGGCACCATGCTCCGCCTCCAGGGGCGGCTCGTGAGGCAGGTCTTCGGACCGGGGCCCGATGGCGTCCCGGGGGACGGCGGATGACGAACTTCGCCGTCGGTACGGGCTTCGCCTTCGTCCTCTCCTTCGCGTTCGTCCTCCTCTACGCGCTCCTCTCCGCCTTCGCGCAGGCGCTCGAGAGCCTCTCCTCCATCCGGAGGAAGTCGCTCCTGGAGGGGCAGGAGGGGAAGTTCGGCAAGCTCCTGGCCATCGAGAACGTCAGCATCTCGCGCGTGGCGGTCCGGCTCACGGCGCAGGGCGCCGTCCTGGCGGGGCTCCTCTCGCTCGGCACGGGGCTCGCGGGCCTCGCGGTCCCCGAGCCGTACCTCGTCTCCGCGGTCTCCATCCTCCTCGGCTGGATCGTCATCGAGACCGTCGTCATCCGGTCGGTGGCGCGCCGCGGCGCCGAAGACCTCCTCGTCGACTTCTCGTGGCTCATCCCGGTCGTCCTCCTCTTCGCCACGCCTCTCTACCCGCTCCTCTCGCGCCTCGTCACGCCCCTCGACGACGACGAGGACGCCGAGCCGGTCTCGGCGGCGGAGAAGGAGGCGGAGAAGGACGCCGACGTGAGGGCGCTCCTCGACATGGCGCGCGAGGAGGGGATCCTCGAGAAGCACGAGGAGGAGCTCGTCTCGCGGGCCGTCGACTTCGGCGACCGGACGGTACGCGAGGTCATGACCTCCCGCCCCGACATGGTCGTCGCCGAGGCGGACCTGGCGTTCGAGAAGGTCGCCGACCTCTTCGAGAAGACGAAGTACACCCGGATTCCCCTCGTCGAGGGAGGCGTGGAGAAGCCGATCGGCGTCGTCCACGTCAAGGACGTCTTCTCGTCGCTCCGGACGGCCGTCCCGCCCGTCAACGCCCGTTCGCTGGCCCGGCCGGTCCTGTTCGCCCCCGAAACCCAGACGATCACGACGCTCCTCTCGGACTTCCGCCGCCGCCGCCAGCACATGGCGATCGTCGTCGACGAGTGGGGAGCGGTCGCGGGTGTCGTCACGCTGGAAGACCTTCTGGAGGAACTTGTGGGAGAGATCGCCGACGAGCACGAGGACTCCATCGACCCCGTCATCCCGCTGGCCGAGGGCGCGTTCACGGTGGCGGGGCGCGTCCGCGTTTCCGAGATCGCCCAGCTCTTCGACGCCGACCTCGAACCGGGCGACTACGACACGGTCGCCGGTCTCCTCTCGGCGCGCCTCGGGCACATCCCGCGGCCCGGCGAGGAGGTGGAGGACGGCGGGCTGCGGTTCGTCGTGGAGGACGCCGACCGCAAGCGCGTCCACCGCGTGAAGGTGATGCGTCCCAGGGGGCTCGCGTGAGCCGCCGCGCCGGGACCGTCGCGGTCGCGGGAAGGCCGAACGCGGGGAAGTCGTCGCTCGTCAACGCCCTCGTCGGGACGAAGGTCGCCATCGTCTCCGACAAGCCGCAGACGACGCGGCGCCGCGTCCTCGGAATGCTCAACCGCCCCGACGGGCAGATCGTCTTCGTCGACACGCCGGGCCTTCACAGGCCGCTGCACCGGCTCAACCGGGCCATGCTCGACGAGGCGATGGAGGCGATCCTGGACGTCGACGTCGTCGTCCTCGTCATCGACGTGGCCGAGCGGGAGGGGGCGGGCGACCGCCACGCCCTCGAGCTGGTGGCGAAGGCCAACCCGCCGCGGATCTGCCTCCTGAACAAGGTCGACCTCGTCGCCAAGCCGAAGCTCCTGCCGCGCATGGCCGCGCTCGCGGCGACCGGCCTCTTCGACGAGATCGTCCCGGTCTCCGCCGTCACGGGCGACGGGCTCGCCGACCTGCCGGAGCTGATCCTCAAGTACCTCCCCGAGCAGGAGGACCTCTACCCGGCCGAGACCGTGACGATGTCCGACGAGAAGACGCGCGTCGCCGAGCTGATCCGCGAGAAGTTCCTCGAGAGGACGCGCGAGGAGATCCCCTACGGCCTCGGCGTCGTCGTGGAGGAGTGGAAGGTCGACGAGGTGAAGAACCTGACCCTCGTGACGGCGACGCTCGTCGTCGACAAGGAGAACCACAAGCGGATCGTCATCGGGCTCGGCGGGCAGCTCATAAGGGACGCGGGGACGGCCGCCCGGCTCGAGATCGAGAAGACGTTCGGCAAGCGGTTCTTCCTCGACCTGCACGTCGTGGCCCGGCCCGGCTGGCGGGAGGACCCCCGGTTCCTCGGAACCTTGTCGAGCTGACGCTCGTACCCTTGACGTGCGGCCCGCCGGGCCCAACTTTCTCGGCAGGGCAGGAAGCGTCACGGGAGGTGGCGAGGTGTCGATGGACCCGGAGAGGCGCCGCAGCCCACGCATCGCCGTCGCGGTGGACGGCCTGAACGGCGTGGTGAAGGGTGCGGTCCCCGTGGCGCTTCACGACATCTCCGCCGGAGGGCTCAGGCTCGGCCTGCGATCGTCGCTCGAGCCCGGCGGGGTCTATCCCCTGACGGCGCTCCTCAGGGGCCTCTCGCTCACGACGCCGATCC
This portion of the Holophagales bacterium genome encodes:
- a CDS encoding HlyC/CorC family transporter; its protein translation is MTNFAVGTGFAFVLSFAFVLLYALLSAFAQALESLSSIRRKSLLEGQEGKFGKLLAIENVSISRVAVRLTAQGAVLAGLLSLGTGLAGLAVPEPYLVSAVSILLGWIVIETVVIRSVARRGAEDLLVDFSWLIPVVLLFATPLYPLLSRLVTPLDDDEDAEPVSAAEKEAEKDADVRALLDMAREEGILEKHEEELVSRAVDFGDRTVREVMTSRPDMVVAEADLAFEKVADLFEKTKYTRIPLVEGGVEKPIGVVHVKDVFSSLRTAVPPVNARSLARPVLFAPETQTITTLLSDFRRRRQHMAIVVDEWGAVAGVVTLEDLLEELVGEIADEHEDSIDPVIPLAEGAFTVAGRVRVSEIAQLFDADLEPGDYDTVAGLLSARLGHIPRPGEEVEDGGLRFVVEDADRKRVHRVKVMRPRGLA
- the era gene encoding GTPase Era, with the protein product MSRRAGTVAVAGRPNAGKSSLVNALVGTKVAIVSDKPQTTRRRVLGMLNRPDGQIVFVDTPGLHRPLHRLNRAMLDEAMEAILDVDVVVLVIDVAEREGAGDRHALELVAKANPPRICLLNKVDLVAKPKLLPRMAALAATGLFDEIVPVSAVTGDGLADLPELILKYLPEQEDLYPAETVTMSDEKTRVAELIREKFLERTREEIPYGLGVVVEEWKVDEVKNLTLVTATLVVDKENHKRIVIGLGGQLIRDAGTAARLEIEKTFGKRFFLDLHVVARPGWREDPRFLGTLSS
- a CDS encoding PilZ domain-containing protein, whose product is MSMDPERRRSPRIAVAVDGLNGVVKGAVPVALHDISAGGLRLGLRSSLEPGGVYPLTALLRGLSLTTPIRVTRCSRGGPAWEAGAEFLWRDDADAAAVRRWLRSRATGAF